The genomic window AGATGGCGGCTCTTAAGATCCTTCCGACCGATGCCGGAGCGCATGTCTCACAGCCTCCAGTTGCGATAAAAGAAAAGCGAACAGAAGCCCAAACGGGCATGGAAGTGGACTCATCTCTCTCGGACGCAGCGAGTGTTGGAAGCAGATCGACGACCGAAGATTCTGTTTTCAATCTCGCGTGTATTTGCATTGTTGCTATAGCTTCTTTTACTAGGAGGTTGGTAAGTTGATTACCTTTGATGTCTTCATGCACAGAGATCCATACTAATTAAATGTTGTTTTGCATGGCAAAACTGTTTAGCACTCTACAAGACAGTTAAATGCAGTATTTCAACTAACAAACGCTATCAAAATCTTCCGAAAATTGCATTCATTTTAAGCAAATTCTCTTCGAATGACTTTAGAgttgttatttgattttttttttatttttgaaaaaaaaatacagtgaaataCAGTGGAAAacgttttctattaaaaaaataatgtttaaatttGATATTCCACTTTATCCATGATCCCTTGAAAGGTAACCCTGGGCTTCAAGCATTCGTCCATAGTGGTTTTAAAAAATAGGTATTCAATTAGTAGTAATAATTTTAGTGGattaatttctcaaaaaaaaaaaaaaattaaaataaaataaaagatacTATAAGATGTACTTACATAATGTAATCATGTAATTAACATCATGTAATTAAACAAAACGGTATTACATTTCAGTATACAAATCGCATACCaattgtaaaacatttttattgcaaattttaaacaaattaccTTTTATCTCCGGTAATTTGTTGCAAATACTATGTCCATATAAACTCTAAAGCAAAACTATAAAATGTTTTGGTAGCATCGTCAAAAAGTAGTATCGAATTGGCTCTGCAGCGTTACGAAGTAATAAAATCTGTTTCAAAAATATGCGCCGTCTAATGCTAATTGCTACTATTTGCACCGTATTGAGCATTATGATggtaaataaaatgaagaaaaaatagttgaaatttcAAGTAGCATCTACTAACAACTCAAACTACTTTATGCAGCACCGATGCAATGCTGAAACACCAATTACAACTGAAAGACCAAGGATTCAAATTCAACCCAAGAGATATATGAATCGTCGTGCTGCGCAAGAGGACGGTGGCGGTGCAGCTGGTGGAATGGGTTTCAGTTTTGGCGCAAATATGGGTGGTCAAAAAGGCAGTGAAGGAAGTGGACAAGGTTGAATATTTGAAGCAATAAAACATTACAATACTTTTGACAACAATTGTATATTGAAAAGGACAATGAAGTTTCAATTCTACACTCGAAAAGTAACTACTGTAAAGTTTACTATCCGAGGTCAGCAACTCAAATATTTAACGTGAACACTTAGACATCATATACAATATGTGATCAGTAATAACAGAAATAAATTCACATCAAATATCAGCGACAAAGCATAGTCTTTCTTTCTTGTCAATGCACCCGATTCATACTGTTTAAACCAAGTACATTGAGACAAAAAATCATTCGGAAATAGTAATTAAATTCTccaggtaaatgatatttcaaaaaaatgtatgaatgtgcttcaattttatcgaaaatacaaacctacgagtggtacaaagacTTTAAAgtcggtcgagagatcgttgaagacatgcctcgtgcTGAACGACCTTCGATCTTTTCAACtggtgaaaatataaaaaaaatttaaggatttggtgcttgaaaatcatcaggcaagtgttagagagagaAACGGCGGGTATTGTGGaaaaacaattcatggattttacacgatgataatgtaTCATCGCATCGATCCATAAttatgaccgaatttaaagcaaaaaacgcaataaatatcatcgatcaaccaccgtattcatctGTTGTGCCTCCAAGTAATTTTTACTGGTTTCATAAACTGAAATAGCCGCTCTGCggaatccgttttcagtcgatcgaagagataaaacaaaattcgctgaaggagctgaaggccatcccaaaaagtgcttatgaaagcTGTTtggaggactggaaaaatcgctGGCATAAGTGTGTTACAGCTAGTGAGGATTACTTTAAAAGcgactaaataaatattgatgaataattaagaACTTCGGCGAGAAAGAAAGAAACGACATACTTAACATTTTTCTACAAACTTACAAACTAGCAAATGAAATACTCTTGATGGACTTCGACCTTTGTCTAAACCAAAGTATAGCCTGTTTCAAAACTAGATTGCAGGAAGTTTATCGAACGTCAGACAGAATAAAATCGATATAGGATGGATGTAGCAAAGGTCAATGTCTCTAATCCAGTGAGTATTTCATATGCTAGTGGTAAAACGGAAAGGGCGAAACCTCGCTTCTACGTTGAAAGTACCCATTTGATTAGTTCTTGATTTCACATGGTGTTGATTGATTGATAGATTGATTAAtacgaggaatgcaccgcgaccgttggtctattgtgccctctcctaacctacatagactcacctagccccagcgcatcgatgaagttcaatagacttctgggcgctagtgaggctatgcgatccctatccggaaGCATTGATCCGAGGGCCttagtcctgcgtctacagactgctgtgcagtcaatcagcaggtgctccggggtttcaggttccaagtcgcagaaccggcagttaatgcaagaggataggcccatgttatacAGGTGCCtattcagcttgcagtggccggtataccatggaccagtagcctgagtttgttcctggGGAGGTTTATTATAACCTTGAACCTGCTTAGATTGTATcctcccattagcaacttggcatgtctcataccacgcgtttgccgccaatgctcctctctgcccactccttcttccctgcgaagtagctcctttatggtatgtggACCTACCCCAATAAAGGGTTCCGGTCCCACCAActtggtggaggctgcggagcggaCATGGTGTTACATATTTGCATCAACCAACGATGAGAAAAAGCGACTGGTGCGCTGAACACTGAACTGAACTCGTTCAAAGCTGTTTAGCTTGAAATGAACTACtaactatatactataaatattataataaatatattcggATTTATATCTTCGCGACTGATTTAAACTAAGggaataaaaattgcaaaaatgctAATAACAATACAGCggttcaaacattttttatcaaGATTTGTTGGAAAGAAAATCAGCATTGCATGTTACAGTACAGAATCAGAAGCAATTATTCTTTTACAAAACGGAAAAAAAGCATTTTATcgtgtttatataaattattgagGTGTCATTTTCTCTATATGTAGTCTAAACTAAAACTTCTAGCAGGTAAACTATAAAATGAGTTGTGATGACATTAGACCAAGATAGTTTTTAATTCACTACTGTTCAAAAAGGTCAACGAATTTTGCTGGAAAGATGAGGTGCATAGCAATGGTTGCTTTGATTTGCACGGTATTGGCGGCAATGATGGTGAGTCAAAGGATTGAAGAAAAGATTTTGTCGATCTGAAcgacttttttataatttttatctaTTTGCACGAATAATCAAATCCAACTTACTAGcctaactttttatatttaatattttattatttttcagtacTCAGCCAATGCTCAAATGCCGCAAATGCCTCAAATGCctggtggcggtggcggtggcggcggtGCAAGTGGTGGTGCTGGTGGTGGTATGGGTTTTGGCATGGGCGCTAATATGGGAGGAGGAGCACAAGGCGGTGGTCAGGGTGgctcttaattttttcttgtaaaaatatttaatgcaataAAACAGAGCAGTACAGAAATATATTgagagtttttaatttaattgtgtactttttttgttcattattcTTATGGTATGAGCAACGAAATAAAACTAGTGGGACCCCTATATTAGGGTGTACTAATTGAAGAGGAAGAGCAAAGCAACGAATACTCGTAAAATGGCGAGTTTGGTTAATCTATGTTAGGTATTAAGACCAATTTCCCTTTGGCGTAGCGCACTTAGCCTATTACAAACAGTGCCGTTGTGGTCCAAAAAAGCAGCTGTAGATGGTTTAAACCTTCGTCAATTGATTATTCGTCTTTAGTCCGCCACAAATCGGCTATACCTTGTTTTCGATCGCAGCTAGTTAGAAAGAGAGGGAGTCAAGGAGTTTTAACCTTAACCCTTTGCACTCGGCACGCTTTTGGACGTTGGCTATCAGCTACTTAGCGCCACTttacagcagcaacaaacatTTACAGACCCtcgtataatttattataattttagaactAAGTAACGTATTATAATGATATTGGACTGATatgatttggttgaaatcaaggtatgtttatttgtaaaaaaaaacaatattttattgtttataattttacagTGTATggtactttttaaaaaaatccccAATATTCTTTGCGGGCTGGTTGGTGCATGTTTGACAATAATAATTTCTTGGTCGCCTGTCTCATACAGTTTCATTGTCTTCATTCCACAACTAGAATATGTAATacaatgggttgtcaaaaagtcttgcggtatttgcgCTAGTTGCAGCGTtgatagcgtcgcaaacatgaagcaaaataaagagaaaatacgtcatattttacagtactactacgataaaggcaaaaatgcatctcaagccgccaataaaatttgtgcagtttatggacccgatacagtttccatttccaccgcacaacgatggtttcaacgttttcgttctggtgtagaggtggtcgaagatgcgccacgctccggaaggcctgtcgtcgaaaattgcgataaaatcgctgaactggtcgaaagagaccggcatagtagaaaaaaaaaattaaaaaaataccgcaagacttttttgacaacctaatgtTATCTAATCTATTGTTCCCAGAAGATGTCCAGCAGGAAAAGACTGAGATCAGCGCTTTAGTTGAATCGATTTAAATATCTATACATACGCAAAATAGTATctaagtttttaagatatctacCTGATGTCTTTTCTCCCTAAAAAGCTGGTattttgtcggaaccgctgtTATCAAACTGCTagttgattttgaaattttatctaCAAAAGTGAGGTGAGAAGTGGTGCGCTAACCATTTAATGACGATTCACTATAAGTACCGACAAATACACTTCTATTTATTTACTTCAACAACGTTCAGAAACTCTCTTAGCTTTATTCTTCGCTTCACTATTTAACCTTGGATATTTGGTCTCAAATCTTATGAAAGAATGCGTTTGCTGATTGCACGACTGACTACAATTTTAAAACTGTCAAGTATGATTCGTATTAGAAAGCTGAAAGATCGCTTAAATCAGAGTATTACTACCCAAGAgaattttattgaaacataTGGACTTTAATGTCACTTATTATACGTAGCTTTTCTCTTTTATGTCGAGAATTGACAACACTAGTGCTGCAATCTGGTAACTTTAAAGTAAGGTTCGACCTTTTTGATGTCAAACAcattgtgttgtttacagtaacttaaaattttcatttcggtcAAAAATTGGATTTCGGAACACTtttatgcgtgattattttttgCAACTTACGGtgtggattaactcagcaacagtgcatagaggaactttattaaatttttagcatTAAAGCTTCAGcaaggaccagtgtttatcgatggtatgatgAATTCAATAGAGGTCGTAGAACATTCCAAGACAAAATTCATGACAGCAAAGCAGTTGTTGAActggaaactattgatgctgtgcttaaactgatattgcaagattgTCATATGACCTAACGTGAGCTAGAGACAACAATGCAAGAGTACAACAATATTGCATAGACATTtgagtgtaaaaaaaaattgttcacgtTGTCacgtgtcgattggtcgagagaaatgttaaaacaaaCGAAACAAGTCCATGACATCGGCAGGTGGTGAATCATGGAATTACGCGCATTAGCCCGAAAGTGAAGAACATGCGACTGTGTGGTTGTTTACAGATAAGCCGCATCCAATAGAAGTTGTTCGCGCACGAAATGCTTCTAACAAATGGTTGCTGGTCTTTTGGAGAAACTGATCATGTCGCAACCACACCAACGGAACAACGCAGAACGGTAACTTATGAGTGGTATACAACCATattttgccagttgtctttccaGAAATCAGGAGAACCAACCGCTAGTAAATTCATTTCAAGAAATACTGTCAGTATTTTGTATAGACCATTTCTATCAGCTGTTTAAACTTTGTTCAGGATGACATttatggtaaatttttttccacaacATTTccatttaacgttttttttaagaaaagttaaaTAACAGTCTTAAAAATAACTATTATTTCAGATCCTTATCAAGATCTTCCGACCAATTACACTTTGCATGTCAATAGAAAAATCACAGGCAATTATTTCTTGACAAAACGTAAACAAATCATAATTACATGATTACTCTGACCCAATGCGATTGCATCTTTATAATACCATTTTGTTCAGAAACTAAACTATAAAAAGTGACTGTGAACAACGTCAATGTGTAGTTCTAAATTTACTACTCCCTAACAAAGTCAAGCTTTTACCCGAATTATGAAATTCATAGTCTTGATTGCTTTGCTTTGCACCGTATTGGCGGTTATGTTGGTGAGTGTTAGTCCCTGCAGGACTTGACAACTTTAATTTTTCCTAATACCTAATACCATATTTGATTCATTTTTCAGTCCTCAGCAAATGCTCAAATGCCGCAAAGACCACAAATGCCTGGTGGCGGTAAGAGTCTAACCGGTCGTTTCCGTCGCACGGCACAaggcggtggcggtggcggtgcTGGAGGTGGCGCAGGTGCCGGAATGGGATTTGGTATGGGTGCTAATATGGGCGGAGGAGCACAAGGAAGTGGACAGGGTGGTCATTAATGGAGCATATAgctatatattttatgaaatttgtaGACATATAAAGCAATAAAACAGAGCAGCGCAGAAACaattaaagatattttatttaattattgctCACAATTACTGATGTAAtccttaattttatatttaaaccaaaacaagaaaaaacgttaacttcggttgcgccgaagctaaatacccttcacaggtgcatttctcttagtaactatgtgttcagtttgtatggaagctatatgctatagttaaccgatctgaacaatttcttcggagattacattgttgccttagaaaataacatatactaaatttcgttaataaatcttgtcaaatgtgaaagttttccatacaagcatttgattccgatcgttcagtttgtatggcagctatatgttatagtggtccgatatcggccgtttcgacaaatgagcagcttcttgaagagaaaatgacgtttgcaaaatttcaatacgatatcttaaaaactgagggactagttcgtatatatacagacagacagacagacagacggacatggctaaatcgactcagctcaacatactgatcatttatatatatactttatagggtctccgacgattccttctgggtgttacaaacttagtgacaaacttaatataccctgttcagggtataaaaagtataaGTACTCGTCGAGAAGTCAAGACATAAGTCATGTGTTTAGTAATATAGTACTTTATTACTAGCGACTTACATAATGGTTCGAATCAGCTTGACAGATGATTCGTGAAATGTTCTCACAGGAATACCCATTGGCTAGTGCTGTTTGACAAACCCTCTGTTCTACCTTGCTCGAAGCAGCTATCAATACTTTTGACCAACTTtgtatttttatcagaaagggAGTCATGCTGCCTCCTTGAGCTTCTATGAACTgtggaggtcctctgttggccagATGCCGACACAGAGCTTTGTTAGATTACATTTTCAGTTTAGAACAATCTTAACTGTTCAAGGTAGACTATCTTTGAagtcattttaaaaatatgcacgACAGTATTATTAAAAGAGTTTATaccccacgacagtcgggtctacgtaaccggaacggacgcggattttcatccgaccaaggactGACTACTCGGCAGTATTCTTCCTAATTACTTAAGAGATGTTTTCTgacgctacaacaataacatcaaagaataTACAATCATACTGTTTTTAGGCCATATAGTTCCTTTTCCCGACAATTCCGATAACACCAAGTGACACacatttttatccggccaatgTTTGCCAATTTAGCAGccttcattattggataatattcgatcgattagaccacgtccagcacgcattgaagaaaatatagcaacggTAGCAAAGAGTGTACAACAAGACCGTGGGAAGTCGATTTGGAGCCGTTCGCAGCacctcggactgacgtatggaacgactcggcgcattttacgtcgagatattacattgaaagcgtataaaatacaaCTTGATCAAGAACTGATGCCGCTCAACCTTCGCAAGCGTTATGGCTTCACTCTATgggaccttgaaaagttccaagaagatccaatgCTTTCtagccaatttttgttcagcgatttCTGGCACAATGGgtatgaaaacaagcaaaattgccgtatttgggacgaagagcaacctgaggaGATTTAGAAGcagccatttcatccagaaaaaacaaaggtttaatgtggtttgtgggtcggtggaatttcttcaaaaatgatgcttgtgagaacgtaaccgtcagtgaccgttatcgcgctatgataactgctttgatgactgaaattgaagcttgtgatcttgGCGaaattggtttcaacaagacggcgccatttcccacacatcgcatcaatcaatggatttattgagagaacacttcggtcagcagataatttcacgttttgggccggtcgattgtcCACCAAGGTCGTGTGATAGCACACTGTTTGCATGCCTTATAGCaagtttgttttgattttgattgctcAGTTTGTATCCGTCGTTTCGTTTCGGGTTTCCCCAGCGGGCAGGGGGTAAATTTGACCGCGGTAAGGTATGCCTGTCGTAAGTGGCGACTAAAATTCAATATGCGCATAGTTCAGCATAGTTTTGTCAGAAATTGCGCTATAATGCTCAGCTTGAactgatattatagactttgaa from Bactrocera tryoni isolate S06 chromosome 5, CSIRO_BtryS06_freeze2, whole genome shotgun sequence includes these protein-coding regions:
- the LOC120777042 gene encoding glycine-rich protein 5-like — encoded protein: MRCIAMVALICTVLAAMMYSANAQMPQMPQMPGGGGGGGGASGGAGGGMGFGMGANMGGGAQGGGQGGS